Genomic window (Vigna radiata var. radiata cultivar VC1973A chromosome 1, Vradiata_ver6, whole genome shotgun sequence):
AGTTTTCACAACACTTAGCAAAAAAGACTATGCCACAGACACCAAAATTACAATAATTCACAAAAGATACGATACATTAATATACCTAACACAATGACAGAATGAATCCTAATTGTTGGATGACTGTAGGGCTTCAGATACCAACTTAATCTGCTCCCCCATCAGTAGAGTGCGATTCGCAAGTAGTTCCATCTCAGAATATTGCAACACTTTCCATCTTCTCTCTAATTCCTTCCTCTTGGATTCTCCAATCAAAGTAAGTCCTCTCTTCATCTCATCCTCATCCAGCTctttaaaacaagaaatattgCTGTAAAGCAAACTCACGTCACCACTTTCAGGCGCCAGCAACTCTGGCTGCGACGGAACTTCGGCCTTGGCTTCTGATTCCTTCTTTTGAGTCTTGGTAACAAGAGGCTCGGGCTTTCCCCTCAGTCCGTCGGGCCATTCAACCCAAATTTTCTTGTACAATGCAAACAAGGCCCGGTCGTGAGGTGACATCAACCACGGACGCGCAAgccctttcttctttttctcctcaTAAGTCTCGAACTTCTTCTTAATCCGTTGAATCTTCGCCCTCAGCTGATGGCGGGAAAACTCCACGTGTAGTGACTTTTTAATGAAGTTGGGGAAAGCGTTGACATCCCAATGATACAAAGGCTCTTGTCCGGTCTTTAAGATGAACTCAAGTATGCCCTTAAGAAGGCTGAGCTCGTCTTCTTCGCTCCAGATCCTCTGGAACAACACCTTTGCTTGCCCGCCGGACTTCTTCCCATCCTCCTCCGTTTCGTCGTTAGCAACAGAAGGAGAAGGAGCCTCAGCTGGTTTCTTTTTCGTGCGTTTCGGCTCAGTTGCGTCGGCGGGGCGCTTGGCTCCCAGCTTCGCCCGCGTGGAGGAACGCTGGGCCTGGACCTTGGGCTGCGGCTGGGGCTGGGGTAGGTCCGTGGGCTTGGGTTTGGGTTTGACTCGAGCTGGTTCGGTGCCAGTGTCGGATTCGGATTCAGAGGAGGAGGACTTGGGGTGAGGCTTGGAGGGATGGTTTGCAGAAGCAGGGAGAATGGAACCTTGCTTCTCGTCTTCTTCTTCTGAAGAatcatcttcctcttcaaaGGAAGAAACCTGTGCTGCTGCTGCATGCTGTTGAGAAGAATGCGTTCGGTCATCATCTTCCTCAGATTCGGAGGAGGAAGGAGTTGAAGGATCTTCCACCGGTACAGGGCGCTGCTTCGGCTTCTTTGTCATGGTCGAAAATTTGGGAATTTAGGGTTAGCTGGGAGTGACACGGGAACGAAGAGAACCAAcacaaaacatataatataattagttctttttataaataataaaaataagattaaacattattatttctttacctaaaattttttagttattaCTCCGTGgtttatctttgtttttgtcgttttatatcattattacatgttctattttctgttttttttttttgttcaacttattttgctttcattttgtgattttttagaattttgttttatgcaAATGATTTTACATGGCTTACTTCTTTTAAATGTTTGCCTATTTCTATAAGCATATGAGTTGTTTTAGTTGAAAACACTATatatctaaaaatttattttagaactaaattaaattaaataagaataaatctTTTTATGTTAACTTCATTGAACATATTGATAAAAAGTACAAATATATTAGGTTTATTTATTGGGAGAAAAAGTTTGTTTcactcataaaataaatttattataaatcataaaGATAATATGTGATAAGTAGTACTTTTAAAATGGTTACTCAGTCCAATCTGCTCTGGTTTATTATgggttggtcatttagtgagtTAATTCAACCTGATTCATATATTAgcaagtttaaaatatttgaactaAATCTAGTTGAGTTGATGGGTTAAGCGGgttgactcacttaattactagttttttttaaatccaaaaaaaaatacattttttttttgtatttaaacaattttactctaaaatgacattaaacttcaaagacaattcaaaataaaaaaaaataatatacaattcaaatgtaatccaaaagcaaatccaaataacaaataaataagtttataatattgataatttttgtgtcatttattcatttataatattagcgTCTTATTCTattgaaacatctttttctttattctaatttataatacagtaaaaaaaatgttaactaataatattgaaacacaaaaataataaataattaaataaaactaggTGCAAtggtgagccaacccggctcacctcAGGCTCAATACGAGTAAGCTGGGTTGAAAATTgacctttataaaaaaaatttaatttttttcaaaccaaatCCGATTGAACCCGTGGTAGGCTAGATTGGCCCACAAATTCTAATCCATTTTAACAATActgataaattatttattttacgtataattatattttaattttgtatatatcaATCCAATTATGGTATTTTATCCAAATTGTAATAAAAGAGCATTTACGTAGTTATATtacatgaatataaataaagtcTACAAGGCAATGTATTATCATTTTACTATGACTTAAAATCTCGGGAGTATTTTAAAAGGAGAGCACTTGAGATCAAAACcaatacattaaaatataagttttgacTATATAAAATTTAACTACAGATTTTAGTTTCTCTACGAGATAACAATATCATatgttaaaatacataaataattaaaacttaaaagttttaaatagaaGGAGAACAAtcttataaattcataaatttgattatttatagGCACTCTCAAACAATCTattattcatattcatattattaaatttttgggaatcatttaacatatattagTGACATAACTTTCGGAGAACTGATACGTTGACTAGCACTTaagattttacaaattttattactttGTCACTCTTGCTTATAAGAGTTATAGTTATAATATGTTTGGGCTTTTTCCGGTCCATAAAGTATGATATAGTGAATTCTATACTTTTTAAGCTCAACTTTTGTTGAAACAAGAACCTCCCTCAACTCTcacctttaatattttttatctatttgatTCTAAAGGTTAATAGAGTCGGGATGATTTCAGTTCAGTCCATATCTTTAATACATCCAATACAAACCACATGATAGTATTCCCTCCTTGGAAATAACTAACTCCAATATCTTTTCACACAATTATCTACCATTTATACACATTTAAGATTACTATATCAAGCACAGTCCACAAAGGGCAgtacataaaaatattctaacgCTGCCCATTCTAGGGGTTCACTTGCAAGTGagcataaaaaaatgttatcctAACATCTAACGTTGAGGACCATTGAAACCCATTGAAATAGGACCATCCATAATGTAGACAGTGCCTAATATTACACACCCTTGAAGCTCACTATGAATTGGTGCCCAACAGTACAATGTGACGCCAAACGCCCTGATGCTTAGAACTCCTTAACCTAGTTTGTTCGCGAGTCAATGTCCGACACTCCCTGTTTGTCACTCAACGCCACACTTGAAACCATCAGATGTATGAAATTTACAGTTTACTCAAAGTGTTCCACTTTTGGTATTGATCACtcttttaaaagatttgtaattgacttaaaaacataataaaaggGTAGCATTATGGGCTAATGGATTAAACCTCAATGTCCTCACATAACTTTTATCAATATACTCAattccacacacacacacccacacctCCCACCACACATGCAAACACAAACACTCACACACACGCACGCACAAacactctcacacacacacaccccgCATGTGCGCGCACGCACACATACgcatgcacacacacacatatgtcAAACAATTCCAAACCAGAAATCcccatttttatcaaatattcatCACAAGTGACTTCGTAAACGGTAAAGGCAACAAATCAgaacaacaaaaatcaaatcaatctATACATGCAAATGGATACACCACTCTACATAAAaactaacttcccttacctctattcGAGCTCTCATAgccaatattttctttaaaccCCTTTTCATCCTTCCAACGCTTTTATAGATATAGAGGGAGTCttggattaattaattaaactcatATTTGGGATTACAGAACAAAAAATGTTCTAAGAACCTTCTAGTTCTTACATCAACTACTCATGTATTCATAGgtatacaaaatacaaaataccATATAATAGAGTGGAAAATTGGACTTACTCTATAGAAGAAAATGACcggttggaaaaaaaaataaaacttgtatatttttcaattaaattattgttattgaatttttttcattgctaaaactttattattattgttttatactATCATTATTTACAtgtctttaataaaaaattaaaaaaattgacttaATTATGTTTTAGGCACTTTATAAATTTGtgtattaaaatttttcatcttagtaaaataaaattgcttacatcttttcaatttaatatattacgTTAGATTTTATTCTCAtcttagtaaaataaaattatttacatctTTTCTATTGAATATACTACGTtagattttattctcaaatcaaTGTAGTCTGATTTTGTAATATTGTATAATATAACACAAAGTggaacaacaataaaaaaaaattattcaaattatatttatttttatgtaaaataacattattttatgtttttatagaattagtttgacttttattttaaaactaaaagatattataaaataaattgataatagagagaaagagaaagaagaaaaagagagtataaGAGACCATGAAGGCTAATTTTTGTGTCATATTAGTAATAGAAAAAGTCTTATTTATAGATACAAGATGTAACTAAAAAAGTATAcaaattaaatagttaatacaaatatttaaatcttataAAGAGTCATCAATCATATGAGTGAATGTAGCAAACCAATGGACAAACATTAATTCATAACATTTCCCTTTCATGTTTGTTGATAAGAGAATGTGTAACTTTACAACCTTACTTGGAAAAATCCTTTCCGATAAAAatccaatgaaagaaaaagaaagtacaTCATTCTTTATTCCTCAATATAGTATCGTTCATCACATATTCTATTTCTTCCCCTGATGTAAACTTGCATATTAAGACTACAAAGTTCAATCTTGCGAATCAATTGCTCAAAAGTTCTCCTTGGCAAAAACTTTGTAATAAATCTGCCCAATTTTCACAAGAATGAATCTTTTGGATCTCTATACCATCCTTTCAATTGAACAATGCATCATTGTCTTCATATATAGTTGTTGATTCCATTTTTTCTGATGATAGACCATAAGTATGTCGCACATGTTGAATTATAAACCTTAACCAAAATATTCACGACTTACCTCatgtaatgttaaaattttgcatgattttacAATGTTGCTGTTATGGTTTGTTTAGCAAACTGCCATGAGATTGTTGTGCCATCACATGTGAACAAATGTTTTGCTTGTGATCAACCATTGTGAGGATCTAATAAATGACCTACACTATTAAGGTAATGAAGTATATGTTTTACTCTAGTTCAATGTCTTCTTGTAGGTGAAAAATTATATCTTGCTTAACAAATTTACAACAAATGATATATCAGGTCCGAGTATAATTAGTAAGAAACGTTAGTTCTTTGATAACACTAAGATATGGTACTTTTGGACTAAGAAGTTCTTCACCCTTTTCTTGAGGTCTAAAAGAGCCTTTATCAACATTTAATGGACTCACAACCATTCCATAAAGGACACGACTTGTCCATATAAAACCTCTTAAGTACTTTAATTATATAAGCCTCTTAATGTACAAAAACCgcttttatttaaatactcaATTTGTAATCCCaaacaaaactttatatttccAAGATCATGTTAAGAAAAAATCGTCTAAAGAATAGACCATCTAAGCAACccaggttttgaagtttaacaaaaaacattaaacaaaatattactaTATAGAAAGCTTCTTAAAGCAGTAGCGTCTAATGAAGAAATATTTAACAACTTTTGAAGCCAAGcttataaataacattttctgGACCAAACTATTTAAAAGAatcaaaaaatcataaacagcATCTGAAAGAAAGTATATCTCATTGAGATCATCTATTAGACAATATGAGAAAAACAAGCTAGCGTCTTGTGAAAACAAAAGTATATCTCTTATATAATActaagattaaaagaaatttttattcaatacagTGTTATATTAACCAAAGTTTTCTATAGAAAACATCGTCTGATGTATGACTACTAAACACTTTAGCCTTTGAAGAAACATCTTATGTTTATACCATTTGATGACTATGCGTGTTTAATGTCTTACCAATTGatgcatttattaatgaaatgacAAGTGATAAAATGTCTTGAACATGTTACACTGCCTAATGGTTTTTAacgttcaaaacatttaatgcatgtacaAAAAAGTACTTTGATACTCATATACTTTGTTTCTTGATATTCATATAGATcaataaagcaaaaaaatatGATCAAAATCATTGCACCCAAAAAAGAGACGTTGTGAGAGAAGA
Coding sequences:
- the LOC106765411 gene encoding probable transcription factor At1g11510 yields the protein MTKKPKQRPVPVEDPSTPSSSESEEDDDRTHSSQQHAAAAQVSSFEEEDDSSEEEDEKQGSILPASANHPSKPHPKSSSSESESDTGTEPARVKPKPKPTDLPQPQPQPKVQAQRSSTRAKLGAKRPADATEPKRTKKKPAEAPSPSVANDETEEDGKKSGGQAKVLFQRIWSEEDELSLLKGILEFILKTGQEPLYHWDVNAFPNFIKKSLHVEFSRHQLRAKIQRIKKKFETYEEKKKKGLARPWLMSPHDRALFALYKKIWVEWPDGLRGKPEPLVTKTQKKESEAKAEVPSQPELLAPESGDVSLLYSNISCFKELDEDEMKRGLTLIGESKRKELERRWKVLQYSEMELLANRTLLMGEQIKLVSEALQSSNN